The nucleotide window AGGAATGATTGCAGGCGCACTTATTGACAAACAGAATGTTTTTATGAAGATAGTAGGAATAGGATCTTTGGTCTTTGGTTCCACTACATTATTCTTTCAGTTACAACATACTTTAAATACCCTTTGGGATGTGGAAGCGGCTCCTAAAAAGGCTTTGATAAAATTCCTTTTAGACAGGGCCAATTCATTGGGAATGATTCTTATTCTCGGTTTTTTGCTGATGATCACCATGATCTTATCTTCAACAATAAGCCTTCTTAACAACTGGATCACGAATTATTTCGGCCTTGAAACCTATATGCTGGTAGAGTTCGTGAATTTTGCTATTGGTTTCGGGCTGGTCATGCTGTTATTTGCCCTGATGTTTAAAGTGCTTCCGGATGTGAAGATCAGTTGGAAACCCGTTTGGAAAGGAGCTTTACTGACCACTATTCTGTTCACTTTAGGTAAATTTTTACTGAGTCTTTATTTTGGTAATTTTAAACCAACCTCTACTTTTGGTGCAGCAGGAACAGTTATATTAATTATGATGTGGATCAATTATTCCTGTATGCTGGTTTTTTTCGGAGCCGAGTTTACAAAGGTATATAACTATAAAAAGGGCTATAATGTTATTCTTTCCAAACATGCAAGATGGAGCGCGGCTAAGCTGTACAGGGATAGCAAAAAAGATGGTGGGAATGAGGTGAAAGAAAGTTGAGACGGGGTTCGGGATGCGAGGTGCAGGATTCGGGTTTTGAAATTCCGTGTATTGATTGTCGTTTATTTTTGATACATTTTATTTAAAAAATAGCCTCCCGAATTTCAGGAGGCTTTTATTTTTTACATTCTGTCTACGGTTCCGATACCGAGGAGCGCTAATGATTTTCTGATTGTTTTGGCGGTAAGATCTGACAGATTCAAACGGAATCGTTTTAAATTCTCATCTTCCAGTTTCAGGATAATATTACTCTGATAGAATGAATTGTAAGATTTAGCCAGGTCATAAACATAATTAGCAACCAAGGCAGGGCTCAATGCTTCTGCTGCTCTTTCTACAATTGTTTTGTAGTTGGCCAAGAGCATAATCAATTCTTTTTCAAACTGATTCAAAGCAACATCCGAAACTTCTTTATATTGGTAATCAGCTTTTGCCAGTAAAGATTGTGTACGTGCATAAGTATATTGGATAAACGGACCTGTATTTCCATTAAATTCAATACTTTCTGCCGGATTGAACAACATTTTCTTTTTAGGGTCTACTTTCAGCATGAAATATTTCAATGCTCCCATTCCAATAATCTCGTAAGAGGCCACTTTTGCTTCTTCTGACAGACCTTCAAGTTTCCCTTGTTCTATA belongs to Chryseobacterium shigense and includes:
- a CDS encoding YihY/virulence factor BrkB family protein — encoded protein: MINNIKFFWEVLKETFNEWNNSSASKDSASLAYYAIFSIPGLLIIIIWIAGNFFGEEAIRGEISNQISGLMGKDVAKSIEGMIAGALIDKQNVFMKIVGIGSLVFGSTTLFFQLQHTLNTLWDVEAAPKKALIKFLLDRANSLGMILILGFLLMITMILSSTISLLNNWITNYFGLETYMLVEFVNFAIGFGLVMLLFALMFKVLPDVKISWKPVWKGALLTTILFTLGKFLLSLYFGNFKPTSTFGAAGTVILIMMWINYSCMLVFFGAEFTKVYNYKKGYNVILSKHARWSAAKLYRDSKKDGGNEVKES